The following DNA comes from Capsicum annuum cultivar UCD-10X-F1 chromosome 7, UCD10Xv1.1, whole genome shotgun sequence.
ttgaaaaggaGGAATCCAATCAAAGCTCGCGTTCAAAGCCAACAAGTTGAAGGATAGGTCTAAGTATAGTAAACTGGAGAGGTTTGAAAAGTGGGACTCTGTGATTGTACCCTTCAGCTCATTATAAGAGGCATACAAACTTTCCAGGTTTTGAAGTTGCCCCATACTTTCCGGTGGTAATCCTTCTAATCTATTGGACGACAAGTCCAAAATTCTAAGCTGTGAAAGTTTTCCAATACCTTGTGGTATCCTTCCCCGAAACTGATTAGAGCCAAGACGCAACTCTCTCAATGATGGAAACAATGCTAAATTTGGTAATGCCCCTCTCATTTGGTTATCACTCAAATCTAGATACTCGAGGTTCGAAACTTGTCCAGACCTTTCCATGAAGAAACCATTCAGCACATTTTTCTGCAGGTATAATTTCTTCAAGGATGAAAATCTTGTGACATTAACCAATGAACCAGAAATTGAGTTGTCGTTCAACCACAAAAATTCAAGTGATTTCATACTGCCTGATAGCCTGAGAAACAACTCAGGAAGCCATTGGTATGTTTGAGTGTTAGACACGTCCAAATAACGCAAACGTGTCAAATTCCCAATAGAACTTGGGATCCCACCTTTAAGATTAAACTGATCAGCAAGATTAAGATGCTCAAGATACATCAAGCTTCCAAACCGATCATCGATTTGACCGACCAGCTGATTAGTAGAGAGGTCTATGCTAGTTAGGCTTGTGCTAAGATTGAATAACCAACTATATTCAGCTGAAGAAGAAAAACCGTTACAACATAAACGAATGACAGAAAGGGACGACATCAAAGAAGAATTGGCTAAATCAGCTGGAGACGGAACGAATTTAGAGAGTCCACAACCACTCATGTCCAGTTCTTTCAATGAAGGGACCTTAGTTATTATCTCACGAAACCAATTGCTTGCTTGGAAGTCATTACCACCAAGATTCAAGAATTCTAGAGAGGAGAGATAAGAAAGCCACACAAATTCCTTTCCTATGAGATGATTATCTCCAAGATCAAGAATCTTCAAAGAAGTTAGATTCTGAAACTGTGCTGGAATTTCACCAGCAAAAAAGCAAGATGAGAGATTCAGGTACTGTAGCCTCTTAAAAGAGCCTATGAATCTTGGTATCTCACTATTTTCAAATCCATTTACACTGAGgtccaagaaattcaaatacTCCAACTCAAGTAGAGAAGCACTAAGTTTACCTGTCAATATTGGAGCAAAACAAGCACGTCCTGGACAAGTAACCTCAGCGTGAAGGTCAAGAACAATTACATGACCTGTTCTTCTTTCACATTCAATACCCTCCCATTTGCAGcattcttttttatcttcttcataacCCCATGTTGATAAACGACCATAACTGTCCTTAAGGCCTCTTTTGAACTCAACAAGGGCAGCTCTCTCCTTTTCAATACAAAGGGTCTTGTTAACTTCTCTTGAAGTTAATCCAAAAGCTGTCTCTAGGAGCAGCAAACACCAAGTAACAAGGAAATCAGCTAATCTCGGATATTTCCTTTTGCCCATGGTACTTACTAgaaagcatctaatttcctaatttCTCTCTACTTCTGAATTTTTTTAGCCTATTAAACTAACATGGCTCTTGCAAGCATCTATTTTCCTAGACAATATAATTTTAAAGTCATTTGTATGTACTATCCCATGATTTTAAGTTCTTTCCAAACCCAACCAATATATTAGACAAAGACTCagcaacaaacaacaacatatccaatttAGTCCCACAAGTGAAATATACGAGGAGGTGACGGTAGAGAGTCTATTTCTCAATATTAGACAGACTCATTGGGAACAAATTataaagtttttctttttaaattatacaACCAACTTGACATCAAAAGTCAAGTGACcccacataaaaaaaattaaaaaataaaaagaaaggatagaTTTACAATCTACCAACATCTAATTTTCTTCTACTTTGACTAGCAGCATAAACAAGTACCTGAATTCAAAAAGAAGATGAGTATTTAACGTTTACAAGACTATCATACTTATTGTAAAAGTcccataattgaaaattgaaagatgatgatatccttacctcaaaaattaatttgtttttagaccaaattcatcaaattataaaATTGGTAAGCCCCATAATTGAAAGTTGAAAGACCATAATATCCTTATCtcaaaaaataatgtgtttttagaCCAAAATCATCTAATTGAATTTTGATGGCCGTTTTCATTAATTGAATAATAATGCTTTAGAAGTAATACTAGTGAATTTGACCAGTTGAGAAAAGAACTTGTTATATTTATAAAATGActtgtttttagtatttattcttctttttgatAATCGTAGTGTTCGGACTAACTTGTGCACACTTCAACTAATTTCACAGGATACTTGTCACGTTCAAGCAATCTTCCAGGCTCCAGCAATAGTTACCAAATAACCCTATCCACTAAGGCTagaatagatgaaaaaaaaaaccaCCTAGTATTGTGTCTCCGCTAAATTTAAACATGAGACTTCATAATTCTCATCCTTGAAATTTGACTTGTTTTCAATGTTCAAAATAACCgaataaaaaaaagttgatatgaATAACCATTTCTATTCTGTTATCCAAAGTAAAATGACCCTTGGAACAACTtcatgtttgttttatttttaccTTAGTTAAATATGGTACTATTTCATAGGAGTATAGTGATGTTACATTTTAATATTTGTCATTCAACATTGGTTGCCAATTTGGCTGCCTCATTCTTCAACATTGGCTGCCTGGAACATGACAATGATGtcttatatgcatatttattctCACAGTGCCTAGTTAGAGTTGATGATCAAAAATTGTGGACATATTGAGTTAATTTTTATGGGTTCACTTATATACTTTCGTGTTGGATGAATTGGAAAtcatcatattgagttgattatGAAATTTACATCCTtcttccatacatatacattcatgagacaaCGGTACCGCTgagaaacactatttttgaaaaaaactgAGACACTTTTATAAAAATCCTCTCTGTAAACACGTGCTGAAGAGGTGAGGTGAGATATGAGATTGAGATATGGATTACGTGGGAGCTGCGAGCTCAGtgggtgtatacagaaagtcatgcgATGGGTTTTACCATTCATCTCATCcatattgcattgcattgcatttgcacgtgtattcttcattttttttgtttagtttttttttttctcttgtgcTTGATTTTAGTGTATTTTCGTGTATATCTgtgttgtttatatatatatatatatatgtgtgtgtgtgtgtgtgtgtgtgtgtgtattaaaACTGCTACGGAAAAAGGCaccgtttccaccccaaactatagtcgaaaaatcGAATCCATGCCTAAACTATATAAGCGACCTATTatacaccttaactataaaaaagtgatactttttacaccctcTCAGACATTACACCACTTTCATGCGATATGGTGTTTTATACGCGCTGCCATGTCAACACCACGTCAGCATAATccgaaaaaataaggaaaaaggcatcgtttccaccccaaactatagtcgaaaggTCGAATCCACACCtgaactatataagtgacctattacacaccttaactataaaaaaaatgatactttttacaccctgtcaggcattacatcacttgtgtggtgttttacacgcgctgccacgtcagcaccacgtcagtataatccgaaaaaataataaatttattattttcataattttttctcttttctttttaatttaatttttttccttcttcttcaatgtttaaaacctccattgttgtcaatatccaaaacctccattaccTCCATTAGACCATATTCACCACCATAAACTTTAtcccaccaacaaaattaccataacaatTAAGTTCTTCTAACATTGTTCTCCATCCGTAATCCAtcatcttttctaaaaaaaaaataaaaaaattctcaactaTAATGGccattattgtttcaaaaaatggCCACTCGACTGTTGGCCTCTGTGTTTTAAATGGTAATGACCAATACATTTTCgtactttttctatttgtttttcagctataattttttttaaaaaaactaatatggtagcaagctacatttttggatggattaataatTAACAAAAAGAGAGGAGAAAGTCAATGATGAATCCGACTTTATCGACGAGAATTCACCGAAAAACATCcttgctacaaaattttatattttatttttataaaatttggttttgcccgtttaaacatcaaatacaatttgattttgttcattgtgaaattgacattgattcgatgaaggtggaggatgaattgtgttatttgggGATGGAGTTGGAATTTGGAGGTGGGGTGATGAAGAAACTGTgttggttggggtgggggtgatgaagaagaagatggtttggggttggggttggggttggagTTTTGGGGtagggtgatgaagaagatgattgttTGGGGATGGAGGTAGGGAGATGGATGCTGGAGGTTAAGGGaagagtattttaatttttttaatttttttgcattaatttttaatttaaacgcgccaatttttatttaaataattatatagttCTACGTCAGATCTAgggagtaaaaagtatcacttttttatagttaaggtgtgtaataggtcacttatatagtttaggtgtggattcgacttttcgactatagtttggggtggaaatgatgtcctttcccttaatgtttttagccgtttacttttgttatttaataggctggacgtgCCTAAAATAGTTGTAACATACGCGCCTGagaatgggggtcgcggggaggtaataatatcacttttatatagttaaggggTGTAatatgggtgtcaaacgggccgatTTTAATCGACTCGAACCGGCCCGAACCAACCCACATAATAAACTGAcccggtttgacccggcccggtaagcccaagggctttaggATTTCGGGTCCCgggccaatttttttttaatttgggcccGATTAACCCGGCCCCGACCAAGCTCggtccaggcccgccggttaaccagCCCAACCCGGCCCAgttacctttttttttctaaaaaaaaaaataatagattttaggtcaaactagccgttggcccaactgCTATATAGTCGTTTTTGgatccaaacggctagtttgggcccatttattttttaaaaaaaaaaattactataaaaattattttttaatctcaaaaaaaattatgtaaataccctacaacttcaaatcatttttcactctctcaaatctcattctctctcaaatctcaattctcaattctcaattctcaaatattcaatatatttaatttcttaaagtgttcactttaattttttaatttttcgtttacaaaatACGAGCGGCAGTTTccaaagtcgcaaccttcggatacttccaaaatttggtattgtcgttccatctcttacgtttaatttttatttattgtattaattgtttaatatttagttttattatatttatgtattttaattatttttagtttaatttaatttatattatggataaattaagaaacttcgctactaaaggtgttaaaaatttttgtcccggaagcggtagtggtagtaaaaagcgaattactagaggtagttcaagtagtagatatacctgtgtgccttcgcctccggtaccgcttggtacaccttttgaggaagaaataggtgtaggtgttCACGATatagattatgtagaagctcaggaaaattacggtatagaagaaaatgaagttgatgcggttaatttagacgaagataatgaaaatattgctgagacacccgcagtaggaaatgctaacgttatatttgaatcggttaatctccctccccgtcctcccagtgccccaagacctcgtaaaaaaactagtgttgcatggaaaatttttgaacgtatatcagataatGAGATGCAAtgtaatatttgtcaacaaatatataagcatagaagtggaggcaagcaaggggtacgggtacattaatgagacatatagctgaagatcacaaaagagagttaaatattgcacaaggtggtggggatgttggtgggccaacgcaaactagaatggacccagcaaccggtcacgtagcgaagaagtataataaattgagggaccgggaagaaatagctaaaatgatagctgtgggttgtttgccttttagttttccttcttatgatgcatttattcattatatacaagcaatttaaaatcctatgtttaacggtattcctagaactacttgtcggtctgatatttttagacttcattcacaatattatttttatttatcaacattgttaaaaaatattcaatgtagattgtctctaacttctgatcttgatcgtgctgtaaataaaaatgattatttaaccgttacttgtcattggatggatagtaatttcgtgatgcaaaaacgtattcttgcttttttatatgatgaagatcgtaaacatactggacaatttattgctgattctattgttaaaattacCGGATactatggtatcgaaaataaaattttatatattgcttttgataatgcttctaacaacaaaaaaattaaaatctacgctatctccgcccttgcctgaaatttttcatattaagtgtgcatgttatatatataatttaattgtaaaagatggtcttgagttttttgagttttatattgaaaaaattcgtcttgccgttggttttattcaagtaaataatcgtagatcgagaattagagaatttaaaattaaatgtcaagaaaatggacttacaccgattttgatgcctgaagaaattgatactagatggaattctacgtatgaatttttaaaaacttgttataaatatagaattcctattacactagcttttaaccaatattgcggttcatttgctgattctgctgattgcatgctacataattcagattggttgtaattaatgatcttattaagtttttagaaaaaaatttatgtagctacggttgaatttttcggtgcttattatcctattgtttgtaatattttggcatatatagccgatatttctggtttactcaaagaatataaaaataaagaaggttataaagaag
Coding sequences within:
- the LOC107877607 gene encoding receptor-like protein EIX2, whose product is MGKRKYPRLADFLVTWCLLLLETAFGLTSREVNKTLCIEKERAALVEFKRGLKDSYGRLSTWGYEEDKKECCKWEGIECERRTGHVIVLDLHAEVTCPGRACFAPILTGKLSASLLELEYLNFLDLSVNGFENSEIPRFIGSFKRLQYLNLSSCFFAGEIPAQFQNLTSLKILDLGDNHLIGKEFVWLSYLSSLEFLNLGGNDFQASNWFREIITKVPSLKELDMSGCGLSKFVPSPADLANSSLMSSLSVIRLCCNGFSSSAEYSWLFNLSTSLTSIDLSTNQLVGQIDDRFGSLMYLEHLNLADQFNLKGGIPSSIGNLTRLRYLDVSNTQTYQWLPELFLRLSGSMKSLEFLWLNDNSISGSLVNVTRFSSLKKLYLQKNVLNGFFMERSGQVSNLEYLDLSDNQMRGALPNLALFPSLRELRLGSNQFRGRIPQGIGKLSQLRILDLSSNRLEGLPPESMGQLQNLESLYASYNELKGTITESHFSNLSSLLYLDLSFNLLALNASFDWIPPFQLQVIRLPSCNLGPSFPKWLQTQNNYTLLDISLANISDMLPSWFSDLPPNLKILNLSNNHIGGRVSEFIVNKQDYMVIDLSYNNFSGPLPLVPTNIQIFYLHKNQFSGSISSICKSTTAAAASLDLAHNQFSGELPDCWMNMSNLAVLNLAYNNFYGKVPTSLGSLTNLEALYIRQNSFSGMLPSLSQCQQLQILDLEGNKLTGRIPAWIGTDLLKLRILSLRFNKFYGRIPLVICQLQFLQILDLSANGLSGEIPQCLNNLTILHQENGTGESMEFLVRYDYIPGSYLYIGNLLIQWKHQESEYKNALLYLKTIDLSSNKLVGSIPKVIAEMRGLRSLNLSRNDLNGSVIQEIGQMKMLESLDMSRNKLSGMIPQGLANLTFLSVLDLSNNHLSGRIPTSTQLQSFDRSSYSGNAQLCGPPLQECPGYAPPSPPIDHGDDDDEDEEEEEFPSLEFYISMVLGFFVAFWGFLGCLIVNRTWRKAYFTFLMDMKSWLSFCFARHKGNLRN